A single window of Ovis canadensis isolate MfBH-ARS-UI-01 breed Bighorn chromosome 15, ARS-UI_OviCan_v2, whole genome shotgun sequence DNA harbors:
- the LOC138929755 gene encoding small nuclear ribonucleoprotein E, giving the protein MAYRGQGQKVQKVMVQPINLIFRYLQNRSRIQVWLYEQVNMRIEGCIIGFDEYMNLVLDDAEEIHSKTKSRKQLGRIMLKGDNITLLQSVSN; this is encoded by the coding sequence ATGGCGTACCGGGGCCAGGGCCAGAAGGTGCAGAAGGTGATGGTGCAGCCCATCAATCTCATCTTCAGATACTTGCAAAATAGATCGCGGATTCAGGTGTGGCTTTATGAGCAAGTGAATATGCGGATAGAGGGCTGTATCATTGGTTTTGATGAGTATATGAACCTCGTATTAGATGATGCAGAAGAGATTCATTCTAAAACAAAGTCAAGAAAACAACTGGGTCGGATCATGCTAAAAGGAGATAACATTACTCTGCTCCAAAGTGTCTCCAACTAG